A stretch of Corvus hawaiiensis isolate bCorHaw1 chromosome 8, bCorHaw1.pri.cur, whole genome shotgun sequence DNA encodes these proteins:
- the LOC125329640 gene encoding uncharacterized protein LOC125329640, with product MFSSCLPWKTQFVLSLAVLLADFTENRAFASLSECKTATINDVNESLEKYSKCLPEMIAKGEKASINSLVWILQEALDLLRPVQEQFCKQLPPCPRPVAPRNGGLVCVTIDNAQYCKPMCNKGYDFQFLRRSRLYEVCGNATGFSWTTQLVGGKELAVCSPSETAISGAKSAYFPSNSTCVHTLAFPGAQAEQLNIFLKELEEQGIDGSSRDEGADCIICGY from the exons atgttcagctcctgcctgccctggaaAACACAGTTTGTTCTAAGTTTAGCAGTTCTTCTTGCAG aTTTTACTGAAAACAGAGCTTTTGCCAGCCTAAGTGAATGCAAAACTGCAACCATAAATGATGTGAACGAGAGTCTTGAG AAATATTCAAAATGCTTGCCTGAAATGATTGCCAAGGGTGAAAAAGCTTCAATCAATTCCCTGGTGTGGATACTGCAAGAAGCACTCGATCTGCTGCGCCCTGTTCAAGAGCAAT TTTGCAAGCAGCTACCTCCGTGCCCACGTCCAGTGGCCCCAAGAAACGGGGGACTGGTGTGTGTGACCATTGACAATGCTCAGTACTGTAAACCCATGTGCAACAAG GGTTATGACTTCCAGTTCCTCAGACGCAGCAGGCTGTATGAAGTGTGTGGCAATGCCACTGGGTTTTCCTGGACCACACAACTTGTCGGGGGAAAGGAACTGGCTGTTTGCAGCC cctctgagACGGCCATCAGTGGAGCTAAATCTGCCTATTTCCCCAGCAACAGCACGTGTGTGCACACACTTGCCTTCCCTGGAgctcaggcagagcagctgaacATCTTCCTCAAAGAGCTTGAGGAGCAAGGCATCGACGGCTCCAGCCGGGATGAGGGGGCTGATTGCATCATCTGTGGCTACTAG